Proteins encoded within one genomic window of Methanobrevibacter arboriphilus JCM 13429 = DSM 1125:
- a CDS encoding 4Fe-4S dicluster domain-containing protein — translation MSELVSNPELCVSCAKCERNCPMNAIRVNEGVPLFCMHCTPEKAPCLNICPEGAIEELGGAIVINGDKCIGCGMCRDVCPIGAISMDEIGQAKKCDLCTNEETQQCVESCPTNALSNNSLDMVSKKQNKIVNELKRLKGVMK, via the coding sequence ATGAGTGAATTAGTTTCAAATCCAGAACTCTGTGTAAGTTGTGCAAAATGTGAAAGAAATTGTCCAATGAATGCAATCAGAGTGAATGAAGGAGTACCTCTATTTTGCATGCATTGTACACCAGAAAAAGCACCTTGTTTAAATATATGCCCTGAAGGAGCTATTGAAGAACTTGGTGGTGCAATAGTTATTAATGGTGATAAATGTATTGGATGTGGAATGTGTAGAGATGTTTGTCCAATTGGAGCAATCTCTATGGATGAGATTGGTCAAGCCAAAAAATGTGATCTTTGCACAAATGAAGAAACCCAACAATGTGTAGAATCTTGTCCAACAAATGCACTTAGTAATAATTCCCTAGATATGGTTTCTAAAAAACAAAATAAAATAGTTAATGAACTTAAAAGATTAAAAGGAGTTATGAAATAA